A genomic region of Thermodesulfobium narugense DSM 14796 contains the following coding sequences:
- the hypA gene encoding hydrogenase maturation nickel metallochaperone HypA: MHEASIVQEIIDITTEQAKQNNAHKILEVEITVGAGAMIETDLLASAFDIMKGETMLEEAVLKINKVNLKLHCLNCGKISESDKMVSMECPYCHSFETIIESGREMLINKIIAE, encoded by the coding sequence ATGCATGAAGCAAGTATTGTTCAGGAAATAATTGATATAACTACAGAACAAGCAAAACAAAATAATGCACACAAAATTCTTGAAGTGGAAATTACTGTTGGAGCTGGCGCAATGATAGAAACCGATCTTTTAGCTTCTGCTTTTGACATTATGAAGGGCGAAACAATGTTAGAAGAAGCTGTTTTGAAAATAAATAAAGTAAATCTTAAATTACATTGTTTGAATTGCGGAAAAATATCAGAAAGCGATAAAATGGTTAGTATGGAGTGTCCATATTGTCACTCTTTTGAAACAATAATCGAATCTGGTAGAGAAATGTTAATTAATAAAATTATTGCTGAATAG
- a CDS encoding M48 family metallopeptidase has protein sequence MFKKKFLLFFITLITYLLLNFQDNAYSQTIVNYDAEYKEGQKIAKEIESYYKIVKDPVVQERLNKIGERLQKYAREFSGVKDLKLTIKAYYSNDVNAFALPGGFIFVTTGMLNFVRTDDELACILSHETGHVVLDHHRKQMELQKKYTLVALAVIIASRGNAAASESASLLSMAMMNQYSIGLEKQADEFAIKCAMACGYNPVGLLTTMERLNARERSSQDINWGIYQNHPDTEERIKYIIADLKKYGVIINRRIAADYFRVTNKGPNIYIEKDLWFNLQDYPEIFPNPFIDLTSVIKNLNLALNEEPNIYDIRVINSKNSVIIDIKNIAVITAKNTEENRKVLEELSSRLKNIMWKNSFWEAFN, from the coding sequence ATGTTTAAAAAAAAATTTCTGCTTTTCTTTATTACATTAATAACTTATCTTCTTTTAAACTTTCAGGATAATGCCTATTCTCAAACTATAGTCAATTATGATGCAGAATATAAAGAAGGTCAAAAAATTGCAAAAGAAATCGAATCATATTACAAAATCGTAAAAGATCCCGTAGTTCAAGAAAGACTGAACAAAATCGGTGAACGTTTACAAAAATATGCCAGAGAATTTTCAGGAGTTAAGGATTTAAAACTAACAATAAAAGCATATTATAGTAATGACGTTAATGCTTTCGCTCTACCAGGAGGCTTTATTTTCGTTACAACGGGAATGTTAAACTTTGTAAGAACTGATGATGAATTAGCATGTATACTTTCACATGAGACTGGTCATGTAGTCTTAGACCATCACAGAAAGCAAATGGAACTACAAAAAAAGTACACTCTTGTAGCCCTTGCTGTAATAATAGCATCAAGAGGAAATGCTGCAGCAAGTGAATCAGCAAGCTTACTCTCAATGGCAATGATGAACCAATATTCTATTGGTTTAGAGAAACAAGCAGACGAATTTGCAATTAAGTGTGCTATGGCTTGCGGTTACAATCCAGTTGGTTTGTTAACTACTATGGAAAGACTTAATGCAAGAGAAAGAAGTTCTCAAGATATAAATTGGGGAATTTATCAGAACCATCCAGATACAGAAGAAAGAATCAAATACATTATTGCAGATCTAAAAAAATACGGAGTTATAATTAATCGAAGAATTGCTGCTGATTATTTCAGAGTAACCAATAAGGGACCTAATATTTATATTGAAAAAGATCTTTGGTTTAATCTTCAGGATTATCCTGAAATCTTCCCTAATCCTTTCATAGACTTAACGTCTGTAATAAAAAATTTGAATCTTGCTTTAAATGAAGAACCAAATATATATGATATTAGGGTTATTAACAGCAAAAACAGTGTTATAATTGACATTAAAAATATAGCAGTTATTACTGCAAAAAACACTGAAGAAAATAGGAAAGTCCTTGAAGAATTAAGTTCAAGGTTAAAAAATATAATGTGGAAAAATTCATTTTGGGAGGCATTTAATTAA
- the argS gene encoding arginine--tRNA ligase, which translates to MSFYNHLKKETQKHITKLYPEIKNPASFVEIQISNPQYGDYTILSSMKLAKHLKEDPIKIANKLAQSFKDDDFSVQVANPGFINISLKEHALQNILQNFTIEPYLNSSNSKTILIEYVSANPTGPLHIGHARWAAFGDSLTRILKDYGFNVQTEFYVNNYGNQMELFTLSIIARMREILKQDYDFPEGGYQGEYVVDIAKKILNKYPFLSKDDQNLHFELIKEEALNIALGEQKETLKNFGVIFDSFFFESSLHQENKINKIIELLISKNQTYKKDGALWLKTSNYFDSEDRVLIRENGLPTYFAADIAYHYEKFKRNFDIYINIWGTDHHGYIPRLKSALKALDLPEEKLVVLLGQLVNLYKNKNLIRMSKRTGNMITLKELLEDVGHDILRFYLTSRSLNSTIDFHIEKAKEVTMDNPLYYIQYACARISSIRRNIDEEIPANLNEYSKYIKTAEEYEIIKKIDNFDFFREKAVRDYEPYYLVNYMLDLARLFHIYYQKNRIINQDKSIQWSRLFLILKVHNILSRGLSYLNIIPMEKM; encoded by the coding sequence TTGTCTTTTTACAACCATTTGAAAAAAGAAACTCAAAAACACATCACTAAACTTTATCCAGAGATTAAGAACCCAGCTTCCTTTGTAGAAATACAAATATCTAATCCTCAATACGGAGATTATACTATCTTAAGTTCAATGAAACTTGCAAAACACCTAAAGGAAGACCCTATAAAAATTGCAAACAAATTAGCTCAAAGTTTTAAGGATGATGATTTTTCTGTTCAAGTTGCTAATCCTGGATTTATAAATATAAGCTTAAAAGAACATGCTCTACAAAATATTTTACAAAATTTTACTATTGAACCTTATTTAAATAGTTCTAATTCCAAAACAATACTAATTGAATACGTTTCGGCAAATCCTACAGGACCACTTCACATAGGACATGCCAGATGGGCAGCATTTGGCGATTCTTTAACTAGAATTTTAAAAGATTATGGTTTTAATGTCCAAACTGAATTTTATGTGAACAATTATGGAAATCAAATGGAGCTTTTCACCCTATCAATAATAGCTAGAATGAGGGAAATTCTAAAACAAGATTATGACTTTCCAGAAGGGGGTTATCAAGGCGAATATGTCGTAGATATTGCAAAAAAGATTCTTAATAAATATCCTTTTTTATCTAAAGATGACCAAAATTTGCACTTTGAACTCATAAAAGAAGAGGCATTAAATATAGCTCTTGGAGAGCAAAAGGAAACTTTAAAAAACTTTGGAGTTATTTTTGACTCTTTTTTCTTTGAAAGTAGCTTACATCAAGAAAACAAAATTAATAAGATAATCGAACTTTTAATTTCAAAGAATCAAACATATAAGAAAGACGGTGCACTCTGGCTTAAAACTTCTAATTATTTCGATAGCGAAGACAGAGTATTAATAAGAGAAAATGGACTCCCGACATATTTTGCAGCCGATATAGCATATCATTACGAAAAATTTAAAAGAAATTTTGACATTTACATTAATATATGGGGTACAGATCATCATGGCTATATACCAAGACTCAAAAGTGCCTTGAAAGCACTAGATTTGCCTGAAGAAAAACTTGTCGTTCTTTTGGGACAATTAGTAAACCTCTATAAAAACAAAAACCTCATACGCATGTCAAAAAGAACTGGCAATATGATCACTTTAAAAGAACTTTTAGAAGATGTTGGACATGATATTCTAAGGTTTTACCTAACTTCAAGATCTTTAAATAGCACAATTGATTTTCATATAGAGAAAGCAAAAGAAGTTACAATGGATAACCCTCTTTATTACATCCAATATGCTTGTGCAAGAATATCAAGCATAAGAAGAAACATTGATGAAGAAATACCAGCTAATTTAAACGAATACTCAAAATATATAAAAACAGCAGAAGAGTACGAAATTATTAAGAAAATTGATAATTTTGACTTTTTCAGAGAAAAAGCAGTTCGGGATTATGAACCATATTATCTTGTCAACTATATGCTTGATCTTGCAAGGCTGTTTCATATTTATTATCAAAAAAATAGAATAATTAATCAAGATAAGTCAATCCAGTGGTCAAGGCTGTTTCTGATTTTAAAAGTTCATAACATTCTCTCAAGAGGATTGTCATACTTAAATATTATTCCGATGGAGAAGATGTGA
- the pyrR gene encoding bifunctional pyr operon transcriptional regulator/uracil phosphoribosyltransferase PyrR, producing the protein MLKAKILNEQEIDKILRRLVYEIYENHKDFNELLLVGLWTRGVYLSRRIADIFLSEHGIKLVTSELDITPYRDDLYTKEKIPLKTTNLTSTQDLSVIIVDDVLFTGRTIRGAIEAIFDFGRPKKIELLVLIDRGHRELPINANYLGRYVPTSSKEDVKVRLKEIDNVDEVIILE; encoded by the coding sequence ATGCTCAAGGCAAAAATTTTAAATGAGCAGGAAATTGATAAGATACTTCGTCGTTTAGTTTATGAAATTTATGAGAATCATAAAGATTTTAATGAACTTTTGTTAGTAGGTTTATGGACAAGGGGTGTTTATCTTAGTAGGAGAATTGCGGATATTTTTTTAAGTGAACATGGAATAAAATTAGTAACTTCAGAATTGGATATCACACCTTATAGGGATGATTTATACACTAAAGAAAAAATTCCTTTAAAAACTACAAATTTAACTTCTACTCAGGATCTTTCGGTTATAATTGTTGATGATGTACTTTTTACAGGAAGAACTATAAGAGGCGCAATAGAAGCCATTTTTGATTTTGGCAGACCTAAGAAAATTGAGCTATTAGTGCTTATTGATAGAGGACACAGAGAACTTCCAATTAATGCTAACTATTTAGGCAGATATGTTCCCACTTCTTCCAAAGAAGATGTTAAGGTAAGACTTAAAGAGATTGATAATGTAGATGAGGTGATTATTTTAGAGTGA
- a CDS encoding aspartate carbamoyltransferase catalytic subunit, with translation MISHLLSTRYLDLDEVLEIFDNAKKFLEVLNRPTKKIPILKGKLILTVFFEPSTRTRTSFEIAGKTLGADVINLSVSQSSAKKGETIKDTCLTLNAMKPDCIVLRHSVSKIPEYITNFTSAKVINAGDGSNEHPSQALLDAFTLMQHFKDLKDKKILILGDVLNSRVARSNIWLLKKFGAKISLCGPSTLVREEFEKEWDVDVYWDLDKAITNADAIIVLRIQLERAASAWIPSTREYSIFYGLNREKLMKNSNVIIMHPGPMNRGLEISSDVADGRNALIRNQVTNGVAIRMSIFYHLLAHKTGNIGDHLKLN, from the coding sequence GTGATTTCTCACTTGCTTAGTACTAGATATCTTGATTTAGACGAAGTCTTAGAAATATTTGATAATGCAAAAAAATTTTTGGAGGTATTAAATAGACCCACAAAAAAGATACCAATTCTTAAAGGTAAGCTCATTCTAACAGTATTTTTTGAACCTAGCACACGAACGAGAACTTCTTTTGAAATTGCAGGTAAAACTTTGGGCGCAGATGTTATTAACCTATCCGTTTCTCAAAGCTCTGCCAAAAAAGGAGAAACTATTAAGGATACTTGTTTAACACTTAATGCTATGAAGCCAGACTGTATTGTATTAAGACATTCTGTTTCGAAAATTCCTGAGTATATAACAAATTTTACATCAGCAAAGGTAATTAATGCAGGCGACGGTTCGAACGAGCATCCTTCTCAAGCTTTGCTTGATGCTTTTACATTGATGCAACATTTTAAAGATCTGAAAGATAAAAAAATTTTGATCTTAGGAGATGTTTTAAACAGCAGGGTAGCAAGATCAAATATCTGGCTTTTAAAAAAATTTGGAGCTAAAATTTCTCTTTGTGGGCCATCTACTCTTGTGAGAGAAGAATTTGAGAAAGAATGGGATGTAGATGTTTACTGGGATTTAGATAAAGCTATTACTAATGCAGATGCAATTATAGTGCTAAGGATTCAGCTAGAAAGGGCTGCAAGCGCCTGGATTCCAAGTACTAGAGAGTATTCTATTTTTTATGGGTTAAATCGTGAGAAATTGATGAAAAACAGTAATGTTATAATTATGCACCCAGGACCTATGAACAGGGGTCTTGAGATATCATCTGACGTAGCTGATGGGAGAAATGCGCTTATAAGAAATCAAGTAACAAATGGAGTAGCAATAAGAATGTCTATTTTTTATCATTTGTTAGCTCATAAAACTGGTAATATAGGAGATCATTTGAAATTAAATTAA
- a CDS encoding dihydroorotase yields MNKILFKNVLAYFSDLSSKRISFYIDQSGKVNFLDSYDISSFEEVVEGEDLVIMPLLTDVHTHIRVPGQEEKEDIVSGSKAAARGGFGQIFTMPNTNPVVDNAYLVDYLISNINKNSVIKIYPVGAVSKNQLGEELSPLLEMKKSGAIAFSDDGKPISTNILRKALIYSKTFDGIIIDHPEDIVLSGNGVIHEGKISRAYGINSIPYTSEEVCVARDIALTRETRSRLHLAHLSTRHSLKYIEAAKEEGLNITSEVTVNHLIFNCENIPIFDTRFKVKPPFRDEEDMNELFIALKKGLIDVVCTDHAPHTLEEKELDYSEAPFGTPGLETAFAALYTYFVMKNKCNLEDIIKWMVVNPSKIFSLPVLELKNRSRANFFIFKKGKEFLVSPEMFFSKCKLSVFLNKTLYGFPLATFYNGNLVYKDKNFMKSVKQEI; encoded by the coding sequence ATGAATAAAATTTTGTTTAAGAATGTCTTGGCTTACTTTTCAGATCTAAGTTCAAAGAGGATCAGCTTTTACATAGACCAATCAGGAAAAGTAAATTTTTTAGATTCTTATGATATTTCTAGTTTTGAAGAAGTTGTTGAGGGGGAAGACTTAGTTATAATGCCTCTTTTGACTGATGTGCACACTCATATAAGGGTGCCAGGTCAAGAAGAAAAGGAAGATATTGTTTCAGGCTCTAAAGCTGCTGCAAGGGGTGGTTTTGGACAAATTTTTACGATGCCTAATACTAATCCAGTAGTTGATAATGCTTATCTTGTAGACTATTTAATAAGTAATATCAATAAAAATTCAGTTATAAAAATTTATCCTGTTGGAGCAGTTTCAAAAAATCAGTTAGGAGAAGAATTGTCTCCTTTGCTTGAGATGAAAAAAAGTGGGGCTATAGCTTTTTCTGATGATGGAAAGCCAATCTCAACAAATATTCTTAGAAAGGCTTTAATTTATAGTAAAACTTTTGACGGAATAATTATAGATCACCCGGAAGATATTGTGTTAAGTGGCAATGGTGTAATTCACGAAGGGAAGATTTCAAGAGCTTATGGAATAAATTCGATTCCCTATACCTCGGAAGAAGTTTGTGTAGCAAGAGATATTGCTCTTACAAGAGAAACCAGATCGAGACTTCATCTTGCGCATTTATCTACAAGACATTCTTTAAAGTATATTGAGGCTGCCAAGGAAGAAGGACTTAATATTACATCGGAGGTAACAGTAAATCATCTTATTTTTAATTGTGAGAACATTCCTATCTTTGATACAAGATTTAAGGTGAAGCCGCCTTTCAGAGATGAGGAAGATATGAACGAACTTTTTATTGCTTTAAAGAAGGGGCTAATAGATGTAGTTTGTACTGATCATGCTCCTCATACTTTAGAGGAAAAAGAGCTTGATTATAGCGAGGCACCCTTTGGAACTCCAGGGCTTGAAACTGCATTTGCAGCATTATATACATATTTTGTTATGAAAAATAAGTGCAACTTAGAAGATATTATTAAGTGGATGGTTGTAAATCCATCCAAAATCTTTTCTTTACCAGTTTTAGAACTTAAAAATAGGTCTAGAGCCAATTTCTTTATTTTTAAAAAGGGCAAAGAGTTTTTGGTAAGTCCTGAAATGTTTTTTTCAAAGTGTAAACTTTCTGTATTTCTTAACAAAACGTTGTATGGATTTCCTCTTGCTACTTTTTACAACGGAAATCTAGTTTATAAGGACAAAAATTTTATGAAAAGTGTTAAACAAGAAATATGA
- the carA gene encoding glutamine-hydrolyzing carbamoyl-phosphate synthase small subunit gives MSFKKAMLLLEDKSFFLGRSFGAEGEVMGEVVFNTCMSGYQEILTDPSYFGQIVTMTYPLIGNYGVNNEDVESTKPFAKGFIVRDYKDRASNWRSQETLDSYLKRNNIVGIDNIDTRFLTRKLRTRGALNGIISTVDLDPESLYEKLKVFPSMEGLDLVKDVTPRERYSWNQTDVWISERFKPEGDFKVAVIDYGVKWNILKILTALGCKLTVFSAFSSADEILSIKPDGVFLSNGPGDPAAVSYAISPIKELFDKVPIFGICLGHQLMALASGAKTFKLKFGHHGGNHPVKRLETGEVEITSQNHGFAVDYDSIDKSNWEVTHINLNDKTVEGIRHKKLPIFSVQYHPEASPGPHDSGYLFKQFCELMKKN, from the coding sequence TTGAGTTTTAAAAAAGCTATGCTTTTACTAGAAGATAAAAGTTTTTTTTTGGGAAGGTCTTTTGGAGCTGAAGGAGAAGTTATGGGAGAAGTTGTTTTTAACACTTGTATGAGCGGGTATCAGGAAATTTTGACTGATCCTTCTTATTTTGGACAGATTGTAACAATGACCTACCCTTTGATAGGAAACTATGGTGTAAATAATGAAGATGTTGAGAGCACTAAACCTTTTGCAAAAGGTTTTATCGTGAGAGATTATAAAGACAGAGCTTCCAATTGGAGATCCCAGGAAACTCTTGATTCGTATTTGAAAAGAAATAATATTGTAGGTATAGATAATATTGATACAAGATTTTTAACTAGAAAACTAAGGACTAGAGGTGCTCTTAATGGTATTATATCTACTGTAGATCTTGATCCTGAATCTTTATATGAAAAACTAAAAGTTTTTCCGTCTATGGAAGGACTTGATTTGGTAAAAGATGTTACTCCTAGGGAAAGGTATAGCTGGAACCAGACTGATGTATGGATCAGTGAAAGGTTTAAACCAGAAGGAGATTTTAAAGTTGCTGTTATAGATTATGGTGTTAAATGGAATATACTGAAAATATTAACTGCGCTTGGTTGCAAGTTAACCGTATTTTCAGCTTTTAGTAGTGCCGATGAAATTTTATCTATAAAGCCAGATGGTGTTTTTCTCTCAAATGGCCCGGGAGATCCTGCTGCAGTAAGTTATGCAATTAGTCCTATTAAAGAACTTTTTGATAAGGTGCCTATTTTTGGAATTTGTTTGGGGCATCAATTAATGGCTCTTGCTTCAGGAGCAAAAACTTTTAAATTGAAATTTGGGCATCATGGCGGAAATCATCCTGTTAAAAGACTTGAAACCGGTGAAGTAGAAATTACATCACAAAATCATGGGTTTGCTGTAGATTACGACTCCATTGATAAATCTAACTGGGAGGTTACTCACATTAATCTTAACGACAAAACTGTTGAAGGCATCAGGCACAAAAAATTGCCAATATTTTCTGTTCAGTATCACCCTGAAGCAAGTCCTGGACCACATGATTCGGGATACTTGTTCAAGCAGTTTTGCGAATTAATGAAAAAAAACTAA
- the carB gene encoding carbamoyl-phosphate synthase large subunit encodes MPKRTDIKKILIIGSGPIIIGQACEFDYSGTQAIKALKQEGYEVVLVNSNPATIMTDPEMADHTYIEPITPQVVTKVIKKERPDAILPTLGGQTALNVAVNLAEAGILEKYNVEMLGVNTDAIKKGEDRLLFRETMKEIGVDLPKSGIAHSLNEAEKIAFELGFPLIIRPSFTLGGTGGGIAYNFDDLRYHVSNGLDLSMIHQVLIEESVLNWKEFELEVMRDKKDNVVIICSIENFDPMGIHTGDSITVAPIQTLTDKEYQVLRDMSIKVIRKIGVDTGGSNIQFAMNPKDGRIVIIEMNPRVSRSSALASKATGFPIAKIAALLAVGYTLDEVTNDITKKTPASFEPTLDYVVVKIPRWDFEKFHGAPRVLDTQMKSVGEAMAIGRNFKEAFQKAIRSLENGRRGFGFDGKDADLMNLTEEELIRELRTPKDNRIFTIHRLLEIGVGVDRLNELTGIDKWFLKELEEIVLTGKEFMNRNLYSINKDEMFSLKRDGFSDFQIGFLTKSSEEEVTKYRKKLGIFPVYKTVDTCSAEFESFTPYHYSTYDQENELIPIDNKESVIILGAGPNRIGQGIEFDYCCVHAVDSTKKLGKAAIMVNCNPETVSTDYDTSDQLLFEPLTFEDVINIVEKIRPLGTLIQFGGQTPLKLAKSFEKLNVPILGTSPEAIDMAEDRERFDLFLEKLKIFRPAAGIAKSPDEALRVARSLGYPVLVRPSYVLGGRAMEIVYDDNDLMEYIKKAVEVSEAKPVLIDRFLEDAIEIDVDALCDGDEVFIGGIMEHIEEAGIHSGDSACVLPTFSLTKEELTELSRITREIALKLGVKGLINIQYAIRDKIYVLEVNPRASRTVPFVSKTIGIPLAKLATQISLGKKIKDFNIKERLDLPYIAVKEAVLPFGRFSGVDTILGPEMKSTGEVMGIDFEFGKAYAKAQIAAGEELPLRGNVFVSVSNKHKRNIVFIVKSLVNMGFNIFATQGTAKVLKFNGIKVNEVKKASEDGFTILDMIKDNQIQLIINTPSGKGARKDDYKIRRMALLHHIPTITTIAGAAATVNAIEALKNSEIEVKSIQDFYKILNS; translated from the coding sequence TTGCCTAAAAGGACGGATATAAAAAAGATTTTGATTATTGGTTCAGGGCCTATAATAATTGGGCAAGCATGTGAGTTTGATTATTCAGGGACCCAAGCAATCAAAGCCTTAAAGCAGGAAGGATATGAGGTAGTTTTGGTAAATTCTAATCCTGCTACAATTATGACTGATCCTGAAATGGCAGATCATACTTATATTGAACCAATTACTCCTCAAGTTGTAACAAAAGTTATTAAGAAGGAACGACCAGATGCAATATTGCCAACATTGGGCGGTCAAACTGCTTTAAATGTTGCTGTAAATCTTGCAGAAGCTGGAATTTTGGAAAAATACAATGTGGAAATGTTGGGTGTAAATACTGATGCAATAAAAAAGGGCGAAGATAGGCTTTTATTTAGAGAAACTATGAAAGAAATAGGTGTAGATCTTCCTAAAAGCGGAATTGCTCATAGTTTGAATGAGGCAGAGAAAATTGCTTTTGAACTTGGATTTCCTTTAATTATAAGACCTTCATTTACGCTTGGAGGAACGGGAGGAGGTATAGCTTATAACTTCGACGATCTAAGATATCATGTATCTAATGGCCTGGATCTAAGTATGATACATCAGGTTTTGATTGAAGAATCAGTTCTTAACTGGAAAGAATTTGAATTAGAAGTAATGAGAGATAAAAAGGATAACGTTGTAATAATTTGTTCTATAGAAAATTTTGATCCGATGGGCATTCATACGGGTGATAGCATCACTGTAGCGCCTATTCAAACCTTAACGGATAAGGAATATCAAGTCTTAAGAGATATGTCTATAAAAGTTATTAGGAAAATTGGTGTTGATACTGGTGGTTCTAATATTCAATTTGCAATGAATCCTAAAGATGGTCGTATCGTTATCATTGAAATGAATCCTCGTGTTTCGCGAAGTTCTGCTCTTGCCTCAAAGGCCACCGGCTTTCCAATTGCAAAAATTGCTGCTCTTCTTGCTGTTGGTTATACTCTTGATGAAGTTACCAATGATATTACCAAAAAGACTCCAGCTTCTTTCGAGCCAACTCTTGATTACGTTGTTGTAAAGATACCCAGATGGGATTTTGAAAAATTTCATGGGGCACCAAGAGTTTTGGATACTCAGATGAAATCTGTGGGCGAAGCAATGGCTATAGGTAGAAATTTTAAAGAAGCTTTTCAAAAGGCAATTCGTTCGCTTGAAAATGGTAGAAGAGGTTTTGGTTTCGATGGAAAAGATGCTGATTTGATGAATTTAACAGAAGAAGAACTTATAAGAGAACTTAGGACTCCTAAGGATAATAGAATTTTTACAATTCACAGATTGTTAGAAATTGGAGTAGGCGTAGATAGATTAAATGAACTAACTGGCATTGATAAGTGGTTTTTAAAAGAACTTGAAGAGATAGTTCTGACTGGCAAGGAATTTATGAATAGAAATTTGTATTCTATAAATAAAGACGAAATGTTCAGTTTGAAAAGAGATGGTTTTTCCGACTTTCAAATAGGATTTCTTACTAAATCAAGTGAAGAAGAGGTTACAAAATATAGAAAAAAACTTGGTATTTTCCCTGTTTATAAGACGGTTGATACCTGTTCGGCTGAGTTTGAATCATTTACCCCCTACCATTATTCTACTTATGATCAAGAAAATGAATTAATACCCATTGATAATAAAGAATCGGTAATTATTTTGGGAGCAGGTCCTAATAGAATTGGGCAGGGTATTGAATTTGATTATTGTTGTGTTCATGCAGTAGATTCAACTAAAAAGTTAGGGAAAGCTGCAATAATGGTTAACTGTAATCCTGAAACTGTGTCAACGGACTATGATACGTCTGATCAACTTTTGTTTGAGCCCTTAACATTTGAGGACGTAATAAATATTGTTGAGAAAATTAGACCGCTTGGAACTTTAATACAATTTGGAGGTCAAACTCCTTTAAAACTCGCTAAATCGTTTGAAAAACTTAATGTTCCAATTCTTGGTACCTCTCCTGAGGCAATTGATATGGCTGAAGATAGAGAACGTTTTGACTTATTTTTGGAGAAATTAAAAATATTTAGACCAGCAGCTGGTATAGCCAAGTCTCCAGATGAAGCGTTAAGAGTTGCAAGAAGTCTTGGATATCCAGTTTTAGTAAGACCTTCGTATGTCTTGGGTGGTAGGGCTATGGAGATAGTTTATGATGACAACGATCTAATGGAATATATTAAGAAAGCTGTTGAGGTTTCTGAAGCGAAACCGGTTCTTATTGATAGATTTTTGGAAGATGCAATAGAAATTGATGTTGACGCCCTTTGTGATGGAGATGAAGTTTTTATAGGTGGTATTATGGAACATATTGAAGAGGCAGGGATTCATTCTGGCGATTCAGCATGTGTATTGCCAACTTTTAGTTTGACAAAAGAAGAGTTAACAGAACTATCTAGAATTACAAGAGAGATAGCCTTGAAACTAGGAGTAAAGGGTTTAATAAACATTCAATACGCCATTAGAGATAAAATATATGTTCTTGAAGTAAATCCAAGAGCTTCTAGAACAGTACCGTTTGTAAGCAAAACCATAGGTATTCCTCTAGCAAAGCTTGCAACTCAAATATCCCTTGGCAAAAAAATAAAAGATTTCAATATTAAAGAAAGGTTAGATTTGCCTTACATTGCTGTAAAGGAAGCTGTATTGCCGTTTGGAAGATTTTCTGGTGTAGATACAATTTTGGGTCCAGAGATGAAATCTACAGGTGAGGTAATGGGCATTGATTTTGAATTTGGAAAGGCATATGCAAAAGCACAAATTGCTGCAGGAGAAGAGCTGCCACTAAGAGGAAATGTTTTTGTTAGTGTTTCGAATAAGCATAAAAGAAATATAGTTTTTATTGTTAAGAGCCTTGTGAATATGGGCTTTAATATATTTGCTACTCAAGGTACTGCTAAGGTTTTGAAATTTAATGGTATAAAGGTTAATGAGGTAAAAAAAGCTAGCGAGGACGGCTTTACAATTCTTGATATGATAAAAGATAACCAAATCCAGCTTATTATTAATACCCCTTCTGGTAAAGGTGCAAGAAAGGATGATTATAAGATAAGAAGGATGGCACTTTTACATCATATACCTACTATCACAACTATCGCGGGAGCTGCTGCAACAGTTAACGCCATTGAAGCTCTAAAGAATTCTGAAATAGAAGTAAAATCTATACAAGATTTTTACAAAATTTTAAACAGTTAA